TGGTGCCCGTATGCGTGTAGCATTGACTGGTCTAACAATGGCTGAGTATTTCCGTGATGAACAAGGGCAGGACGTTTTGCTCTTCGTTGACAATATTTTCCGATTCACACAAGCAGGTTCAGAGGTATCAGCATTACTTGGCCGTATGCCATCTGCGGTTGGATATCAACCAACACTTGCAACAGAAATGGGCCAGCTTCAAGAACGTATTACATCAACAGACAAGGGTTCAGTTACATCAATCCAAGCGATTTATGTACCTGCCGATGACTATACTGACCCAGCGCCAGCTACAGTATTTGCGCATTTAGATGCAACAACAAACCTGGATCGTAAACTTTCTGAGCAAGGTATCTACCCAGCAGTGGATCCGTTGGCGTCAACATCTCGTGCGCTTGACCCTGAAGTTGTTGGAAATGACCACTATGAAGTAGCAACTGAGGTTCAGCAAACATTACAGAAATATAAGGAACTTCAGGATATCATTGCAATCTTAGGTATGGATGAGCTTTCTGATGAAGATAAACAGACTGTATCCCGCGCACGTCGAATCCAGTTCTTCCTTTCACAGAACTTCCACGTAGCAGAACAGTTTACAGGACAAAAAGGTTCATACGTTCCTTTAGCCGAAACTGTTAAAGGCTTTAAGGAAATTCTTGATGGAGAACATGATGACCTGCCGGAAGATGCATTCAGGTTAGTAGGTCGCATTGAAGAAGTAATCGAAAAAGCAAAAGAAATGGAATAAAACGACATCATGGTATACATGCTTAACTGATCAGAAAAGAAAGCTTTCTTGATCAGTGGACAAAGACCGGGGAACTCCCTTGAATCTTTGTCCGGCAGAATACCAGTCGCTAGGAGGGGTTACATTGAAAACACTAACTGTGAGTGTTGTTACTCCTGATGGTCCAGTAATGGAAGATAGTTTTGAAATGGTTAGCTGTAAAGCCGAATATGGGGAGCTTGGTATTCTTCCAGGACACATCCCATTGGTTGCTCCATTATCGATCAGTGCTGTGCGGTTAAAGCGCGGAAACGATACGGAACGAATTGCTGTCAGCGGCGGTTTCTTGGAGGTGCGCCCAGATAAGGTTACAATCCTGGCTCAATCTGCGGAACAACCTTCAGATATAGATGTTGAGCGTGCAGAACAATCCAAGACACGCGCGAAACAACGCCTGGAATCCAAACAAAGCGATATCGACTTCCAACGGGCAGAATTAGCACTCAAACGAGCAATGAACCGATTGGACATCACTCGTTAGCATG
This Virgibacillus phasianinus DNA region includes the following protein-coding sequences:
- the atpD gene encoding F0F1 ATP synthase subunit beta — translated: MSIGHITQVMGPVIDVKFDDGHLPEIYNAVTVTLDGKSGSEESFLLTLEVALHLGDNSVRTIAMQSTDGVKRGMDAVDLGRPITVPVGEETLGRVFNVLGDNIDLDEPMDKGVRRDPIHRESPKFENLATETQILETGIKVVDLLAPYIKGGKIGLFGGAGVGKTVLIQELINNIAQEHGGISVFAGVGERTREGNDLYFEMSDSGVIKKTAMVFGQMNEPPGARMRVALTGLTMAEYFRDEQGQDVLLFVDNIFRFTQAGSEVSALLGRMPSAVGYQPTLATEMGQLQERITSTDKGSVTSIQAIYVPADDYTDPAPATVFAHLDATTNLDRKLSEQGIYPAVDPLASTSRALDPEVVGNDHYEVATEVQQTLQKYKELQDIIAILGMDELSDEDKQTVSRARRIQFFLSQNFHVAEQFTGQKGSYVPLAETVKGFKEILDGEHDDLPEDAFRLVGRIEEVIEKAKEME
- a CDS encoding F0F1 ATP synthase subunit epsilon, whose translation is MKTLTVSVVTPDGPVMEDSFEMVSCKAEYGELGILPGHIPLVAPLSISAVRLKRGNDTERIAVSGGFLEVRPDKVTILAQSAEQPSDIDVERAEQSKTRAKQRLESKQSDIDFQRAELALKRAMNRLDITR